From a single Micromonospora carbonacea genomic region:
- a CDS encoding glycosyltransferase family 2 protein, whose translation MTDVVLPCRNEAPALPGLLARMPAGYRPIVVDNGSTDGSAQVARACGAEVISVAEPGYGAAVHAGVLAADPGDGVVCVLDADGSFDPAQLPRLADPVRAGEAHLGTGRRRPTARGVWPLHARVANAVLAHRLRRTTGLDLHDIGPIRAVRRADLLALGLRDRRFGYPLELLIEAGRAGWRVVEVDVDYHPRAAGTRSKVTGTVLGTARAVRDMSAVLAR comes from the coding sequence ATGACCGATGTGGTTCTTCCCTGCCGCAACGAGGCGCCGGCCCTGCCCGGCCTGCTCGCCCGGATGCCGGCCGGCTACCGGCCGATCGTGGTGGACAACGGCTCGACCGACGGCTCGGCGCAGGTGGCCCGCGCCTGCGGCGCCGAGGTGATCAGCGTGGCCGAGCCCGGGTACGGCGCCGCCGTGCACGCCGGGGTCCTGGCGGCCGACCCCGGCGACGGCGTGGTGTGCGTGCTGGACGCCGACGGGTCCTTCGACCCGGCGCAACTGCCCCGGCTCGCCGACCCCGTCCGGGCCGGCGAGGCGCACCTGGGCACCGGACGTCGCCGCCCCACCGCGCGGGGCGTGTGGCCCCTGCACGCCCGGGTCGCCAACGCGGTCCTGGCCCACCGGCTGCGCCGCACGACCGGCCTCGACCTCCACGACATCGGGCCGATCCGGGCCGTGCGCCGCGCCGACCTGCTGGCGCTGGGGCTGCGCGACCGCCGGTTCGGCTACCCGCTGGAGCTGCTGATCGAGGCGGGCCGGGCCGGCTGGCGGGTGGTCGAGGTCGACGTCGACTACCACCCCCGGGCGGCCGGCACCCGCTCGAAGGTGACCGGCACCGTGCTCGGCACCGCCCGTGCCGTGCGGGACATGAGCGCGGTGCTGGCCCGGTGA
- a CDS encoding NAD-dependent epimerase/dehydratase family protein has product MTHVLVTGGAGFIGTHVVTALHDAGHRVTVVDAGHPGAHRLPLPDTVAGAPLVRLDLRDRPAVADALAGVDAVVHQAAMVGLGVDLDDLPEYVGCNDLGTAVLLAAMARAGVHRLVLASSMVVYGEGAYACAGHGPVRPAPRGVADLAAGRFEPGCPSCGLAVTPGLVDEEAPLDPRSVYAATKVAQEHLTAAWARQTGGSVVALRYHNVYGPGMPRDTPYSGVAAIFRSALEAGRAPQVFEDGGQRRDFVHVRDVAAANLAALAATGTRTGWRAYNVASGRPATVGELAAELARAAGGPPPVVTGEFRLGDVRHVVASPARAEAELGFRAAVGLAAGIAEFAHAPLRG; this is encoded by the coding sequence GTGACTCACGTACTCGTTACCGGCGGCGCCGGATTCATCGGAACCCACGTCGTGACCGCCCTGCACGACGCCGGCCACCGGGTGACCGTCGTGGACGCCGGCCATCCCGGCGCGCACCGCCTGCCGCTGCCGGACACCGTGGCGGGGGCCCCGCTCGTCCGGCTCGACCTGCGGGACCGGCCCGCCGTCGCCGACGCCCTGGCCGGCGTCGACGCGGTGGTCCACCAGGCGGCCATGGTGGGCCTCGGCGTCGACCTGGACGACCTGCCCGAGTACGTCGGCTGCAACGACCTCGGCACCGCCGTCCTGCTCGCCGCGATGGCCCGCGCGGGCGTGCACCGGCTCGTGCTCGCCAGCTCCATGGTCGTCTACGGCGAGGGCGCGTACGCCTGCGCCGGGCACGGCCCGGTCCGCCCCGCGCCGCGCGGCGTCGCCGACCTGGCCGCCGGCCGCTTCGAGCCGGGCTGCCCGAGCTGCGGCCTCGCCGTCACCCCGGGACTGGTCGACGAGGAGGCCCCGCTGGATCCGCGCAGCGTGTACGCCGCCACGAAGGTCGCCCAGGAGCACCTCACCGCGGCCTGGGCCCGGCAGACCGGCGGCAGCGTCGTGGCGCTGCGGTACCACAACGTCTACGGGCCCGGGATGCCCCGCGACACGCCGTACAGCGGGGTCGCGGCGATCTTCCGCTCCGCGCTGGAGGCCGGGCGGGCGCCGCAGGTGTTCGAGGACGGCGGCCAGCGCCGCGACTTCGTGCATGTGCGCGACGTGGCGGCGGCCAACCTCGCCGCGCTGGCGGCGACCGGGACGCGCACCGGCTGGCGCGCGTACAACGTCGCCTCCGGTCGCCCGGCCACCGTCGGTGAGCTGGCCGCGGAGCTGGCGCGGGCCGCCGGCGGGCCCCCGCCCGTGGTCACCGGCGAGTTCCGGCTCGGCGACGTGCGGCACGTGGTCGCCTCGCCCGCCCGGGCGGAGGCCGAGCTCGGGTTCCGGGCCGCCGTGGGGCTCGCCGCCGGGATCGCGGAGTTCGCCCACGCGCCGCTGCGCGGATGA
- a CDS encoding ArsR/SmtB family transcription factor, with amino-acid sequence MATPRTAPPAVSPLTGEPIKRADAERLAGVLKAIADPARLRLLSLIQSSPEGEASVSDLTAPLGLSQPTVSHHLRILTEAGLLEREKRGVWAYYRLVPSAIAAIADLLTPPRKRATRKTR; translated from the coding sequence GTGGCAACTCCGAGAACCGCCCCGCCCGCCGTCTCGCCGCTCACCGGCGAGCCGATCAAGCGCGCCGACGCCGAGCGGCTCGCGGGGGTGCTGAAGGCGATCGCCGACCCGGCCCGGCTGCGGCTGCTCAGCCTGATCCAGTCTTCCCCGGAAGGCGAGGCGTCCGTCAGCGACCTCACCGCGCCGCTCGGGCTCTCCCAGCCGACCGTGAGCCACCACCTCCGGATCCTCACCGAGGCCGGCCTGCTCGAACGCGAGAAGCGGGGCGTCTGGGCGTATTACCGGCTGGTGCCGTCCGCGATCGCGGCCATCGCCGACCTGTTGACCCCGCCCCGCAAGCGGGCGACGCGCAAGACCCGCTGA
- a CDS encoding alpha-L-rhamnosidase, with amino-acid sequence MPTTDIGRRAMTAEPGCGPRGMRVGGRVAPLGVPGTAPHLSWSVPGGAEIDPDRGFQVSVAASRQAVESDRDLAWATTCARPWTVYAGPPLASRDRRYWRVTATDRSGRPVSSATAAFEVGLTDPGDWSATWISAPVPTYRRESWDPCPYLRHEFDVDEVGAARVYASALGLYRLWLNGVELTADALYRPGWTDYRTRVYHQTFDCGAALRPGRNTLAAVLANGWYAGRLGLLREPGFYGDRPALLAQLEIDGRPVASTGAGWRAGHGALQATDLLRGESQDLRQEPPGWRLAGFDDAGWAPAEPFAGVTPPVEPQPHDPITTYQAHTGRLVHEHARGPAVFDFGQNLVGWTKLTTRCLPSVELIVRHGEILTPEQLVYRDNLRGAFQEDRFVVPDAGPHQLATSFTMHGFRYAEVWGLPSQLPHHNFTLLPDTSIEAVSVTGLPSPVGEFSCSDEHLTRLAANVAWTIRDNFLEVATDCPQRDERLGWLGDAGAIAPTAAYHFDVSAFLAKFARDAADTQGPDGEIRNYAPAIPPASMRPGAPGWSDGFVRLVHLLVQRYGDLPTAERLFASMVRFLDHVDRANPAGLRVNEVGADFGDWLSLPERDGLELHPGYAYTGAYSTTPTAIVDTAHSYRSFVQLAQIAAWLGRDREAARLADRAAEIRAAYRAAFPLATGGVEDATQAAYAQAVGYGLLTGAEAQEAADRLRAAIERVGHVTTGIHGVEHVLPVLCAHGHADFALELLLRRQMPSWLYMVDQGATTIWEKWDGIRPDGTLATAEMNSFNHCALGAVGRFLFEHVAGIDATETTWTGEVTVRAAYSAALGWARAAYESPAGPIGSSWRWVGDVVEHELRIPATAYATVRAPAGARLVAAGQGGAELRLGPGRHTVAVHGLVAP; translated from the coding sequence GTGCCAACAACCGACATCGGCCGGCGCGCGATGACCGCCGAGCCGGGGTGCGGGCCGCGCGGGATGCGGGTCGGTGGGCGGGTCGCGCCACTCGGCGTGCCCGGCACGGCACCCCACCTGTCGTGGTCGGTGCCGGGCGGCGCGGAGATCGACCCGGATCGCGGGTTCCAGGTGTCCGTGGCGGCCTCCCGACAGGCGGTCGAGTCGGACAGGGACCTCGCCTGGGCCACCACCTGCGCCCGGCCCTGGACGGTGTACGCGGGCCCGCCCCTGGCCTCGCGCGACCGCCGCTACTGGCGGGTCACCGCCACGGACCGCTCCGGCCGCCCGGTCAGCAGCGCGACGGCGGCCTTCGAGGTCGGGCTGACCGACCCGGGGGACTGGTCGGCCACCTGGATCAGCGCACCCGTGCCGACCTACCGGCGGGAGAGCTGGGACCCCTGCCCGTACCTGCGGCACGAGTTCGACGTCGACGAGGTGGGCGCCGCCCGGGTCTACGCGAGCGCGCTCGGGCTGTACCGGCTGTGGCTCAACGGCGTCGAGCTGACCGCCGACGCGCTGTACCGCCCCGGCTGGACCGACTACCGCACCCGGGTCTACCACCAGACCTTCGACTGCGGGGCGGCACTGCGTCCGGGCCGCAACACCCTGGCGGCCGTCCTGGCCAACGGCTGGTACGCCGGACGCCTCGGACTGCTGCGCGAGCCCGGCTTCTACGGCGACCGGCCGGCGCTGCTGGCCCAACTGGAGATCGACGGCAGGCCGGTCGCCTCGACCGGCGCCGGCTGGCGCGCCGGGCACGGGGCCCTACAGGCGACGGACCTGTTGCGCGGTGAGTCCCAGGACCTGCGGCAGGAGCCGCCGGGCTGGCGGCTGGCCGGCTTCGACGACGCCGGGTGGGCGCCGGCCGAACCCTTCGCCGGGGTCACGCCCCCGGTCGAACCGCAGCCCCACGACCCGATCACGACCTACCAGGCGCACACCGGCCGGCTCGTGCACGAACACGCCCGGGGCCCGGCCGTCTTCGACTTCGGGCAGAACCTGGTCGGTTGGACGAAGCTCACCACGAGATGCCTGCCGTCGGTCGAGTTGATCGTGCGCCACGGCGAGATCCTGACCCCCGAGCAGCTCGTCTACCGCGACAACCTGCGCGGGGCCTTCCAGGAGGACCGCTTCGTGGTGCCCGACGCCGGGCCGCACCAGCTCGCCACGTCGTTCACCATGCACGGGTTCCGCTACGCGGAGGTCTGGGGCCTGCCCAGCCAGCTGCCGCACCACAACTTCACCCTGCTGCCCGACACCTCGATCGAGGCGGTCTCCGTCACCGGACTGCCCAGCCCGGTCGGCGAGTTCTCCTGCTCCGACGAGCACCTGACCCGCCTCGCGGCCAACGTGGCGTGGACCATCCGTGACAACTTCCTCGAAGTGGCCACCGACTGTCCCCAGCGCGACGAACGCCTCGGCTGGCTGGGGGACGCGGGGGCGATCGCGCCGACCGCCGCGTACCACTTCGACGTGTCCGCCTTCCTGGCGAAGTTCGCCCGGGACGCGGCGGACACCCAGGGCCCCGACGGGGAGATCCGCAACTACGCCCCGGCGATCCCGCCCGCCAGCATGCGGCCCGGGGCGCCCGGCTGGTCCGACGGCTTCGTCCGCCTCGTCCACCTGCTCGTGCAGCGGTACGGGGACCTGCCGACCGCCGAGCGGCTGTTCGCGTCGATGGTCCGCTTCCTCGACCACGTCGACCGGGCCAACCCGGCCGGGCTGCGGGTCAACGAGGTCGGGGCCGACTTCGGTGACTGGCTGTCGCTGCCGGAACGCGACGGCCTGGAGCTGCACCCGGGCTACGCCTACACCGGCGCCTACTCGACCACCCCGACCGCCATCGTCGACACCGCCCACAGCTACCGCTCCTTCGTCCAGCTCGCCCAGATCGCGGCCTGGCTGGGCAGGGACCGGGAGGCGGCCCGGCTGGCGGACCGGGCGGCGGAGATCCGTGCCGCGTACCGTGCCGCGTTCCCGCTCGCGACCGGCGGCGTCGAGGACGCGACCCAGGCCGCGTACGCGCAGGCGGTCGGATACGGGCTGCTCACCGGCGCCGAGGCCCAGGAGGCGGCGGACCGGTTGCGCGCGGCCATCGAACGGGTCGGCCACGTCACCACCGGCATCCACGGCGTGGAGCACGTCCTGCCCGTGCTCTGCGCGCACGGGCACGCGGACTTCGCGCTCGAACTCCTGCTGCGCAGGCAGATGCCGAGCTGGCTGTACATGGTCGACCAGGGCGCGACCACGATCTGGGAGAAGTGGGACGGCATCCGCCCCGACGGCACCCTCGCCACGGCCGAGATGAACTCCTTCAACCACTGCGCGCTCGGTGCCGTGGGCCGGTTCCTGTTCGAGCACGTCGCCGGCATCGACGCCACCGAGACCACCTGGACCGGGGAGGTCACGGTGCGGGCCGCGTACTCCGCCGCGCTCGGCTGGGCCCGCGCCGCCTACGAGAGCCCGGCGGGCCCGATCGGCAGCTCGTGGCGCTGGGTGGGCGACGTGGTCGAGCACGAGCTGCGGATCCCCGCGACCGCGTACGCCACCGTCCGGGCACCGGCCGGCGCCCGGCTCGTCGCGGCCGGCCAAGGCGGCGCCGAGCTGCGGCTCGGCCCCGGCCGGCACACCGTCGCCGTGCACGGGCTGGTCGCGCCGTGA
- a CDS encoding ABC transporter permease, with amino-acid sequence MTPGWPLARTVLLKLVRLAAVLFVVSLLCFLSLSLLPGDPAQAILGESASPQAVAALHEQLGLDRPFLERFLGWLGNAVQGDLGRSYATNQTVAQIIAERAPVTIELIVLSQLIAIAAAIPAAVAAAARRGSAVDRGMSLWVFTVLSTPNFVVGFVLIWVFAVQLGLYPANGYVPVSAGIGQHLGSLLLPSLTLAAAPFALYQRVLRADLVETYGQEFMQVARAKGISPLRAAMRHAFRPSLLNLTTSVGVTVGVLIGSDVIVETLFSLPGLGAELAHSVSARDYAEVQGLVLVIAAAFVLINAAVDLIYGLIDPRLRARSKAVTR; translated from the coding sequence GTGACCCCCGGGTGGCCGCTGGCCCGCACCGTGCTGCTGAAGCTCGTCCGGCTCGCGGCGGTGCTGTTCGTGGTGTCGCTGCTCTGCTTCCTCAGCCTCAGCCTGCTGCCCGGAGACCCTGCCCAGGCGATCCTCGGCGAGTCCGCGTCGCCGCAGGCGGTGGCCGCGCTGCACGAGCAGCTCGGGCTGGACCGGCCGTTCCTGGAACGCTTCCTCGGCTGGCTCGGCAACGCGGTGCAGGGTGACCTCGGCCGGTCCTACGCGACCAACCAGACGGTCGCCCAGATCATCGCCGAGCGGGCCCCGGTCACGATCGAGCTGATCGTGCTCAGCCAGCTCATCGCGATCGCCGCCGCGATCCCCGCCGCCGTGGCGGCCGCCGCCCGCCGCGGCTCGGCCGTCGACCGGGGGATGAGCCTGTGGGTCTTCACCGTCCTGTCGACGCCCAACTTCGTCGTCGGATTCGTCCTGATCTGGGTGTTCGCGGTCCAGCTCGGGCTCTACCCGGCCAACGGTTACGTCCCGGTCAGCGCGGGGATCGGCCAGCACCTCGGCTCCCTGCTGCTGCCCTCGCTCACGCTGGCCGCCGCACCGTTCGCGCTCTACCAGCGCGTGCTGCGCGCCGACCTGGTCGAGACGTACGGCCAGGAGTTCATGCAGGTCGCCCGGGCCAAGGGCATCTCGCCGCTCCGCGCCGCCATGCGGCACGCCTTCCGGCCGAGCCTGCTCAACCTCACCACCTCCGTCGGCGTCACCGTGGGAGTGCTGATCGGCTCGGACGTGATCGTGGAGACCCTGTTCAGCCTGCCCGGGCTCGGCGCCGAACTCGCCCACTCGGTCAGCGCCCGCGACTACGCGGAGGTGCAGGGCCTGGTGCTGGTGATCGCCGCCGCGTTCGTGCTGATCAACGCGGCGGTCGACCTGATCTACGGGCTGATCGACCCGCGGCTGCGGGCGCGAAGCAAGGCGGTGACCCGATGA
- a CDS encoding ABC transporter permease, protein MSLDVAPTAPATAAPATAKTPARSGRRWRVTDLLSMAWLVLLVLSMLLLPTVLGLDDQKMAAADRLSGPSAAHLLGTDNYGRDLLARALSGARVSLFIGFGSVAAAALVGVPLGMLAGYLRGRFDAVVSFVVDVILAFPGLILALALASFLGASITNVLIAITVPMTPVFVRLAKAQTLAVAGREYVEASLVIGTPARSILWRDVLPNIRTAVLSYALVSIGTAILIEGGLSFLGLGVPSPQPSWGSMINLGRSFIANDPLLIVVPAVFMLLTILSLNLLADRFLSGADAVTGGVR, encoded by the coding sequence ATGAGTCTCGACGTCGCACCCACGGCACCGGCCACCGCCGCCCCGGCCACGGCGAAGACCCCCGCGCGGTCGGGCCGGCGGTGGCGGGTGACCGACCTGCTGTCCATGGCCTGGCTGGTGCTGCTGGTCCTGTCGATGCTGCTGCTGCCGACCGTGCTCGGCCTCGACGACCAGAAGATGGCCGCTGCCGACCGGTTGAGCGGGCCGTCCGCCGCGCACCTGCTCGGCACGGACAACTACGGGCGCGATCTGCTCGCCCGGGCGCTGTCCGGGGCGCGGGTCTCCCTGTTCATCGGCTTCGGGTCGGTCGCCGCCGCCGCGCTCGTCGGGGTGCCGCTGGGCATGCTGGCGGGTTACCTGCGCGGCCGGTTCGACGCGGTCGTCTCGTTCGTGGTGGACGTGATCCTGGCCTTCCCGGGCCTCATCCTCGCCCTCGCCCTGGCGTCGTTCCTCGGCGCCTCGATCACCAACGTGCTGATCGCGATCACCGTGCCGATGACACCGGTGTTCGTCCGGCTGGCCAAGGCGCAGACCCTGGCGGTGGCCGGCCGCGAGTACGTGGAGGCCAGCCTGGTGATCGGCACCCCGGCCCGGTCCATCCTCTGGCGGGACGTGCTGCCGAACATCCGCACCGCCGTGCTGTCGTACGCGCTGGTCAGCATCGGCACCGCGATCCTCATCGAGGGCGGTCTGAGCTTTCTGGGCCTGGGCGTGCCCTCGCCTCAACCCTCGTGGGGAAGCATGATCAATCTTGGCCGGTCCTTCATCGCGAACGACCCGTTGCTGATCGTGGTGCCGGCGGTGTTCATGCTGCTGACGATCCTCAGCCTGAACCTGCTCGCCGACCGGTTCCTGTCCGGGGCGGACGCCGTGACGGGCGGTGTGCGATGA
- a CDS encoding ABC transporter ATP-binding protein, with protein MTGDALLSIRDLVVEFPTPAGPVRAVDRVSLDLGFGERLGIVGESGSGKSVLARTAMGLTRTRAARVTGQVRLAGHAVLDLSERRRRALWGREVAMVFQDPLSALHPITPIGEQIAEAVRRDPRVTRRQAATRAVELLETVGIPLAAQRARSRAHELSGGMRQRVAIAMAVAGRPKLIFADEPTTALDVTVQARILDLFDALCREFGIGLVMVSHDLGVVGRHTDRVAVMYAGRIAERGPVADVFARPGMRYTSALMAAIPRADVARQVLPRPIPGLPPNLLDPPPGCRFAPRCGFASDRCRTAQPPMTARAAGAGHEFACWHPGEPAVDAAVAPRQDREVTE; from the coding sequence ATGACCGGGGACGCCCTGCTGAGCATCCGTGACCTCGTGGTGGAGTTCCCGACCCCGGCCGGGCCGGTGCGCGCCGTCGACCGGGTCAGCCTCGACCTCGGCTTCGGCGAGCGGCTGGGGATCGTCGGTGAGTCCGGCTCGGGCAAGAGCGTCCTGGCGCGTACCGCGATGGGCCTCACCCGCACCAGGGCGGCCCGGGTCACCGGCCAGGTCCGGCTCGCCGGCCACGCCGTGCTCGACCTGAGCGAGCGCCGCCGCCGCGCCCTGTGGGGCCGGGAGGTCGCCATGGTGTTCCAGGATCCGCTCAGCGCCCTGCACCCCATCACCCCGATCGGGGAGCAGATCGCCGAGGCGGTGCGACGCGATCCCCGGGTGACCCGCCGGCAGGCCGCCACCCGGGCCGTCGAACTGCTCGAAACGGTGGGCATCCCGTTGGCGGCGCAGCGGGCCCGGTCCCGGGCCCACGAGCTGTCCGGTGGGATGCGGCAGCGGGTGGCGATCGCCATGGCCGTCGCCGGTCGACCCAAGCTGATCTTCGCGGACGAGCCCACGACCGCCCTGGACGTCACCGTGCAGGCCCGCATCCTCGACCTGTTCGACGCCCTGTGCCGGGAGTTCGGCATCGGGCTGGTCATGGTGAGCCACGACCTGGGCGTGGTGGGCCGGCACACCGACCGGGTGGCGGTGATGTACGCCGGCCGGATCGCCGAGCGCGGTCCCGTGGCCGACGTCTTCGCCCGCCCCGGCATGCGCTACACCAGCGCCCTCATGGCCGCGATCCCGCGGGCGGACGTGGCGCGGCAGGTCCTGCCCAGGCCGATTCCGGGGCTGCCGCCGAACCTGCTGGACCCGCCGCCCGGCTGCCGGTTCGCGCCCCGCTGCGGCTTCGCGTCCGACCGGTGCCGCACGGCGCAGCCGCCGATGACGGCGCGTGCGGCGGGGGCCGGGCACGAGTTCGCCTGCTGGCACCCCGGCGAACCGGCGGTCGACGCGGCGGTCGCGCCGCGCCAGGACAGGGAGGTGACGGAATGA
- a CDS encoding ABC transporter ATP-binding protein yields MTAERSAPVFELRDGSVRYGTGPVEAVSQVSVQLHRGEILGLVGESGCGKSTTARAMLGLVPLSGGALLLHGEPVRRHDRRLRRSVQAIFQNPAASFNPKRSLLDSVAEPLRVHGHGTPAERRRRALAELDRVGITEQLAHRRPREVSGGQCQRAAIARATILRPEILVCDEPVSALDVSIQAQILELLAELRAEQGLAMLFISHDLGVVASLCDRTAVMYAGRVVEQGGALDIAHDPRHPYSVMLQDSVPSLDLAAARAPRVQPTPGAEDVDGRQLAGCRFATLCPSVTTACTTSSPPLRQVAPRHEVACVHPFPSTTPRVAAQPSSTV; encoded by the coding sequence ATGACCGCCGAGCGAAGCGCCCCGGTGTTCGAACTCAGGGACGGCTCGGTCCGCTACGGCACCGGCCCGGTGGAGGCCGTCTCGCAGGTCTCGGTGCAACTGCACCGGGGCGAGATCCTCGGCCTGGTGGGCGAGTCCGGCTGCGGCAAGTCCACCACCGCCCGGGCCATGCTGGGCCTCGTCCCGCTCAGCGGCGGCGCCCTGCTCCTGCACGGCGAGCCGGTGCGGCGGCACGACCGCCGGCTGCGCAGGTCCGTGCAGGCGATCTTCCAGAACCCGGCGGCGTCGTTCAACCCGAAGCGGTCCCTGCTCGACTCGGTCGCCGAGCCGTTGCGGGTGCACGGGCACGGCACCCCCGCCGAGCGGCGTCGGCGTGCCCTCGCCGAACTGGACCGGGTGGGCATCACCGAACAACTGGCCCACCGCCGGCCCCGGGAGGTCTCCGGCGGCCAGTGCCAGCGCGCGGCGATCGCCCGCGCGACCATCCTGCGCCCCGAGATCCTCGTCTGCGACGAGCCGGTGTCCGCGCTGGACGTCTCGATCCAGGCCCAGATCCTGGAACTGCTGGCCGAGCTGCGCGCCGAGCAGGGGCTGGCCATGCTGTTCATCTCGCACGACCTGGGCGTCGTCGCGTCGCTGTGCGACCGCACGGCGGTGATGTACGCCGGCCGGGTGGTGGAACAGGGCGGCGCCCTCGACATCGCGCACGACCCGCGCCACCCCTACTCCGTCATGTTGCAGGACTCCGTGCCCTCCCTTGACCTGGCCGCCGCCCGGGCGCCCCGGGTCCAGCCCACCCCCGGCGCCGAGGACGTCGACGGCCGCCAGCTCGCCGGCTGCCGGTTCGCCACGCTGTGCCCGTCGGTGACCACCGCCTGCACCACGTCGTCGCCTCCGCTGCGGCAGGTCGCGCCGCGCCACGAGGTGGCCTGCGTCCATCCCTTCCCGTCGACCACCCCGCGTGTCGCGGCGCAGCCGTCCAGCACGGTCTGA
- a CDS encoding ABC transporter substrate-binding protein, with protein MPFPPARRRFGRATALLLTPLLAVVLTSCTTKAGTGDTGGDTAPRAGGTLTVALAVEVTTLDPSKGSANAMALVGSSIYDTLMVVPKLGDQPQPNLAKSLTASPDKLTWTMTLPTGVQFSDGTPFNAEAVKFNLERGMAKGSTAAALLSSVKSVEAPDETTVLLRLKEPFASLPYAFAYDGSGTAGYVASPTALKQYGDDYTAHAAGVGPFKLKSWSPGKPVELVRNPNYWNKDRQVYLDQVVIKTIADPQSAYQALQAGDIDLMSTVNPTLMQTAKADSQVNFVQGVGGDQDAVILNLTQPPFDDLRLRQAVSKALNRQEIVDLTTEGFGKPAVSLFPEGNAFHGTAADPGFDLAGAQALVKEYETATGRKPSFSYTCNTIRPATDVIVAQLKAAGFDVKLDALDYSAWVAAFFGKKYQAICWTMAGFLTPDLLPYRFLHSGGDLNTGGFTDATFDARVTAARAESDPAKRKQLWNEADTVLTTQLPWVWTTSAPIGFIWSKRMHSADYDEPSRLRYSVPTFANAWVTN; from the coding sequence ATGCCTTTTCCCCCAGCCCGCCGCCGCTTCGGCCGGGCGACAGCCCTGCTGCTGACCCCCCTGTTGGCGGTGGTCCTGACCAGTTGCACGACGAAGGCCGGCACCGGCGACACCGGTGGCGACACCGCGCCCCGGGCCGGCGGGACGCTGACGGTCGCCCTGGCGGTCGAGGTGACGACCCTCGACCCCAGCAAGGGATCCGCCAACGCGATGGCGCTGGTCGGCTCGTCGATCTACGACACCCTCATGGTCGTTCCCAAGCTCGGCGACCAGCCCCAGCCCAATCTCGCCAAGTCGCTGACCGCGAGCCCGGACAAGTTGACCTGGACGATGACCCTGCCCACCGGGGTCCAGTTCAGCGACGGCACGCCCTTCAACGCCGAGGCGGTGAAGTTCAACCTGGAGCGCGGCATGGCCAAGGGCTCCACGGCCGCGGCGCTGCTGTCGTCGGTCAAGTCGGTGGAGGCCCCCGACGAGACCACCGTGCTGCTGCGCCTGAAGGAACCGTTCGCCAGCCTGCCGTACGCCTTCGCCTACGACGGCTCCGGCACCGCGGGCTACGTCGCCTCGCCCACCGCCCTCAAGCAGTACGGCGACGACTACACGGCCCACGCGGCCGGCGTCGGACCGTTCAAGCTGAAGTCCTGGTCGCCCGGCAAGCCGGTCGAGCTGGTGCGTAACCCGAACTACTGGAACAAGGACCGGCAGGTCTACCTGGACCAGGTCGTCATCAAGACGATCGCCGACCCGCAGAGCGCCTACCAGGCGTTGCAGGCGGGTGACATCGACCTGATGTCGACGGTCAACCCCACCCTGATGCAGACGGCCAAGGCCGACAGCCAGGTCAACTTCGTCCAGGGGGTGGGCGGCGACCAGGACGCCGTCATCCTCAACCTGACCCAGCCGCCGTTCGACGACCTGCGGCTGCGGCAGGCGGTGTCCAAGGCGCTCAACCGGCAGGAGATCGTCGACCTGACCACCGAGGGCTTCGGCAAGCCGGCGGTCAGCCTGTTCCCCGAGGGGAACGCCTTCCACGGCACGGCCGCCGACCCGGGCTTCGACCTGGCCGGAGCCCAGGCGCTGGTCAAGGAGTACGAGACGGCGACGGGCCGGAAGCCGAGCTTCTCCTACACGTGCAACACCATCCGCCCGGCCACGGACGTCATCGTCGCGCAGCTCAAGGCGGCCGGCTTCGACGTCAAGCTCGACGCGCTGGACTACTCGGCGTGGGTGGCCGCCTTCTTCGGCAAGAAGTACCAGGCGATCTGCTGGACCATGGCCGGCTTCCTGACGCCGGACCTGCTGCCCTACCGGTTCCTGCACTCCGGCGGCGACCTGAACACCGGCGGGTTCACCGACGCGACGTTCGACGCCCGGGTGACCGCGGCGCGCGCCGAGTCCGACCCGGCCAAGCGCAAGCAACTGTGGAACGAGGCGGACACCGTGCTGACCACCCAACTGCCCTGGGTGTGGACGACCAGCGCGCCGATCGGCTTCATCTGGTCGAAGCGGATGCACAGCGCCGACTACGACGAGCCGAGCCGGCTGCGCTACAGCGTGCCCACCTTCGCCAACGCCTGGGTCACGAACTGA